A genome region from Cognatishimia activa includes the following:
- a CDS encoding M3 family metallopeptidase, translating into MTNPLLSTWNTPFEIAPFDLIKDEDFLPAFEAALAEDLAEVEAVATNPDAPSFANTIEGLMKTGQALDRVAGAFYTVAGADSNPAREEIMREMSPKLAAHGSSIYGNKQLFARIQAVWDQRDRLDLSDEQQRVLMLTHRNFVRAGAALEGEADARMKEIKSRLAVLGTEFTQNLLADERDWFMPLAEDDLEGLPDFAIAAARAAGEEKGQDGPVVTLSRSIIVPFLQFSPRRDLREKAFASWTARGANGGDTDNRAIAAEILKLREERAQLLGYETFADYKLETEMAKTPDAVRGLLMDVWEPAKAQADKDAEVLTQMMHDDGINADLAPWDWRYYAEKRRKAEHDLDEALLKPYLQLDRMIEAQFACANRLFGLEFAPLDIPLYHADCRAWDVTRNGEHVAVFIGDYFARGSKRSGAWCSAMRAQAKFPEVQAPVVINVCNFAKSDPALLSYDDARTLFHEFGHALHQMLSNVTYESVSGTSVARDFVELPSQLYEHWLEVPEVLQEFATHAETGEAMPAEMLEKVLGAANFDMGFATVEYVASALVDLAFHEGAAPTDPMSKQAEVLADLGMPAAITMRHATPHFAHVFAGDGYSSGYYSYMWSEVMDADAFAAFEEAGGAFDPEMAKSLEANILSMGGSVDAGELYERFRGRLPGVEALLKGRGLAA; encoded by the coding sequence ATGACAAACCCGCTGCTTTCCACTTGGAATACCCCTTTTGAAATCGCGCCCTTTGACCTGATCAAAGACGAAGATTTCTTGCCTGCCTTTGAGGCCGCGCTCGCCGAGGATCTGGCCGAAGTTGAGGCCGTCGCGACTAACCCCGACGCCCCAAGTTTTGCCAATACCATCGAAGGCCTGATGAAGACCGGTCAGGCCTTGGATCGCGTTGCAGGCGCGTTTTACACGGTTGCAGGCGCTGACAGTAACCCGGCGCGAGAAGAAATCATGCGCGAGATGTCTCCGAAACTCGCGGCGCATGGATCCTCGATCTATGGCAATAAACAGCTTTTCGCGCGCATTCAGGCCGTTTGGGATCAGCGCGACCGCCTTGATCTGAGTGATGAACAACAGCGCGTCCTCATGCTGACCCATCGCAATTTCGTCCGGGCGGGTGCCGCGCTGGAAGGCGAGGCCGATGCGCGTATGAAAGAGATCAAATCGCGGCTCGCGGTCTTGGGCACAGAGTTCACTCAGAACCTTCTGGCAGATGAACGGGATTGGTTCATGCCCTTGGCGGAGGACGATCTCGAAGGCCTCCCAGATTTCGCCATAGCCGCCGCCCGCGCGGCCGGCGAAGAAAAGGGGCAGGACGGTCCGGTGGTCACGCTCTCGCGTTCTATCATCGTGCCGTTCCTGCAATTTTCGCCTCGCCGCGATCTGCGCGAAAAGGCCTTTGCCTCCTGGACTGCACGCGGCGCCAACGGAGGCGACACAGACAACCGCGCCATCGCCGCCGAGATCCTGAAACTGCGAGAAGAACGCGCGCAGCTTTTGGGCTATGAAACCTTCGCCGACTACAAGCTCGAAACCGAAATGGCCAAGACGCCTGACGCGGTACGCGGCCTGTTGATGGACGTCTGGGAACCCGCCAAGGCGCAGGCCGACAAAGACGCAGAGGTCCTGACGCAAATGATGCATGACGATGGCATCAACGCGGACCTCGCCCCCTGGGACTGGCGCTATTATGCGGAAAAACGGCGCAAAGCCGAGCATGATCTGGATGAGGCTTTGTTGAAACCCTACCTGCAGCTCGACCGCATGATCGAAGCGCAATTTGCCTGTGCAAACCGCCTGTTTGGCCTTGAGTTCGCACCGCTGGATATTCCGCTCTATCACGCGGATTGTCGCGCTTGGGACGTCACGCGCAATGGCGAACATGTGGCCGTCTTCATCGGCGACTATTTCGCAAGAGGCTCCAAACGTTCGGGCGCGTGGTGCTCGGCCATGCGCGCGCAGGCAAAGTTTCCCGAGGTGCAAGCGCCGGTCGTGATCAACGTCTGCAACTTCGCGAAATCTGACCCTGCGCTTTTATCCTATGACGATGCGCGCACCCTGTTCCATGAATTCGGCCATGCGCTGCACCAGATGCTCTCTAATGTGACCTATGAAAGCGTCTCTGGCACCTCTGTGGCGCGCGATTTCGTTGAACTGCCAAGTCAGCTTTATGAGCATTGGCTTGAGGTGCCCGAAGTGCTGCAAGAATTCGCAACCCACGCGGAAACGGGCGAGGCGATGCCTGCGGAGATGCTGGAAAAGGTGCTTGGCGCCGCCAACTTCGACATGGGTTTTGCGACGGTGGAATATGTGGCCTCAGCCCTTGTAGATCTGGCCTTCCACGAGGGCGCAGCGCCGACTGATCCAATGTCGAAACAGGCCGAAGTCCTTGCCGACCTCGGCATGCCCGCCGCAATCACCATGCGCCACGCGACGCCGCATTTCGCGCATGTCTTTGCGGGCGACGGTTATTCCAGCGGCTACTACAGCTACATGTGGTCCGAGGTTATGGATGCAGACGCGTTTGCTGCCTTTGAGGAGGCAGGCGGGGCCTTTGACCCTGAAATGGCCAAATCGCTTGAGGCCAATATCCTGTCGATGGGTGGTTCGGTTGACGCAGGAGAGCTTTACGAACGGTTCCGGGGGCGGTTGCCGGGGGTAGAGGCTCTGCTGAAAGGGCGCGGGCTAGCGGCTTAA
- a CDS encoding HesA/MoeB/ThiF family protein has protein sequence MFAVLVAAGAIWGIGALMKTPKSVRWTMLGVLYLAVLLLQAVFPTGHPLREATGGSVAPWLLIGGIGLLVFAYRKGLQWLRTRAAGQADAQAEAPAKTGTFSDTELNRYARHIVLREIGGPGQKKLKEAKVLVIGAGGLGSPALLYLAAAGVGTIGVVDDDEVDNSNLQRQVIHQDAGIGMPKVHSAAAAVRAQNPFVEVRPYNRRLIADEAETLIADYDLVLDGTDNFDARYLVNAACVALGKPLISGALTQWEGQVSVFDPAHDAPCYQCIFPEAPAPGLSPSCAEAGVIGPLPGVIGSIMSMEAVKIIANAGTVLRGEMLIYDGLYGETRKIGLKRRADCPCCGSK, from the coding sequence ATGTTTGCCGTCCTCGTCGCAGCGGGTGCCATCTGGGGTATTGGCGCTCTGATGAAAACGCCGAAATCCGTGCGTTGGACCATGCTCGGCGTGCTCTATCTGGCGGTTTTGCTGCTGCAGGCGGTCTTCCCGACCGGTCATCCCTTGCGAGAAGCTACCGGTGGATCCGTCGCGCCCTGGCTTTTGATCGGCGGCATCGGGCTTTTGGTGTTTGCTTATCGCAAAGGCCTGCAATGGTTGCGCACCCGCGCCGCAGGACAAGCGGACGCGCAGGCCGAGGCGCCTGCGAAAACCGGAACTTTCTCGGACACGGAACTCAATCGCTACGCCCGTCATATCGTGCTGCGCGAAATTGGTGGACCGGGGCAGAAGAAACTTAAAGAGGCCAAGGTGCTGGTGATCGGAGCAGGGGGGCTGGGGTCTCCGGCGCTGCTCTATCTGGCCGCGGCAGGCGTGGGCACCATCGGTGTTGTGGATGACGATGAGGTCGACAATTCCAACCTTCAGCGCCAGGTCATCCATCAGGATGCTGGCATCGGCATGCCCAAAGTGCATTCCGCCGCCGCCGCCGTGCGCGCACAGAACCCATTTGTCGAGGTGCGTCCTTACAACCGTCGCCTCATTGCCGACGAAGCCGAGACGCTGATTGCCGACTACGATCTGGTTCTGGACGGCACCGACAACTTCGACGCCCGCTATCTGGTCAATGCGGCCTGCGTCGCGCTGGGCAAACCTCTGATCTCAGGCGCTCTGACCCAATGGGAAGGGCAGGTCAGCGTCTTTGACCCCGCCCATGACGCACCCTGCTACCAATGTATCTTCCCTGAGGCGCCTGCCCCGGGGCTCTCACCCAGCTGCGCCGAAGCAGGTGTCATCGGCCCGCTGCCTGGCGTCATCGGGTCGATCATGTCGATGGAGGCCGTCAAGATCATCGCAAATGCTGGCACGGTCCTGCGTGGCGAAATGCTGATCTATGACGGGCTTTACGGCGAAACCCGCAAAATAGGCCTAAAACGCCGCGCCGATTGCCCCTGTTGCGGATCAAAATAA
- the dut gene encoding dUTP diphosphatase — protein MSKQVKFKRTEANADLPLPSYATPGAAAMDLRACLPGGAVTVEPASLVMLSIGFCVELPQGTEMQIRARSGMALKRHLMIPNAPGTIDSDYRGEVKVGLYNYGTESVTLNHGDRIAQAVVADVLQVDCCEVSELSDTERGAGGFGSTGVS, from the coding sequence ATGTCAAAACAAGTGAAATTCAAGCGCACAGAGGCCAATGCGGACCTGCCGCTACCAAGCTACGCAACCCCCGGAGCCGCCGCGATGGACCTGCGGGCCTGTCTGCCAGGCGGCGCGGTGACTGTGGAGCCAGCGTCCTTGGTGATGCTCTCCATCGGCTTTTGTGTTGAACTGCCCCAAGGCACCGAAATGCAAATTCGCGCCCGTTCCGGCATGGCGCTAAAGCGGCATCTGATGATCCCCAACGCGCCGGGCACGATCGACAGCGACTATCGCGGCGAGGTGAAAGTCGGGCTCTATAACTATGGCACTGAATCCGTGACCCTGAACCACGGAGACCGTATCGCACAGGCGGTTGTTGCCGATGTCTTGCAGGTCGACTGCTGCGAGGTTTCCGAATTGTCAGACACGGAACGCGGCGCGGGCGGCTTCGGTTCAACAGGCGTGAGTTAG
- the coaBC gene encoding bifunctional phosphopantothenoylcysteine decarboxylase/phosphopantothenate--cysteine ligase CoaBC — protein sequence MLDNKRILLIISGGIAAYKSLDLIRQLRKAGAWVTPVMTGSAREFVTPLSVSALAEEKVYQDLFDLTDEAEMGHIELSRSADLIVVAPATANLMAKMAQGLADDLASTLLLATDTQVLVAPAMNVRMWDHPATQRNIATLRADGVSFVGPNEGEMACGEFGPGRMSEPHEIVSAIQAEFEEGPLTGRRILVTSGPTHEPIDPVRYIANRSSGAQGTAIARALTALGAEVVFVTGPADAARPERARIVEVETAQEMLEAVEGVMPVDAAVFAAAVADWRVDGASESKIKKQAGALPTLGFKENPDILATVSQLKQGRPELVVGFAAETDDVIAHATAKRDRKGCDWIVANDVSPETGIMGGSENAVTLISDAGAESWPRMGKDAVAEELAARIAKALAE from the coding sequence ATGCTCGACAATAAACGCATTCTCCTGATTATTTCCGGAGGCATCGCAGCCTATAAATCGCTGGATCTGATCCGCCAATTGCGCAAAGCAGGGGCCTGGGTCACGCCGGTGATGACGGGCTCTGCCCGCGAGTTCGTGACTCCTTTGTCGGTCTCTGCTTTGGCCGAGGAAAAGGTCTATCAGGATCTCTTTGATCTGACGGATGAAGCCGAAATGGGCCATATCGAACTCTCTCGTTCTGCCGATCTGATTGTTGTTGCGCCTGCGACGGCCAACTTGATGGCCAAGATGGCGCAGGGGCTGGCCGATGATCTGGCTTCGACGCTCTTGTTGGCCACAGACACGCAGGTTTTGGTCGCCCCAGCGATGAACGTGCGCATGTGGGATCATCCCGCCACTCAACGCAATATCGCGACTCTTCGCGCGGATGGCGTCAGCTTTGTAGGCCCGAACGAAGGCGAAATGGCCTGTGGCGAATTCGGCCCCGGCCGGATGTCCGAGCCGCATGAAATCGTATCCGCCATTCAGGCCGAATTCGAAGAAGGCCCTTTGACCGGCCGTCGCATCCTTGTGACATCTGGGCCGACCCATGAGCCGATTGATCCCGTGCGCTATATCGCCAACCGCAGTTCCGGTGCGCAGGGCACCGCCATTGCGCGGGCGTTGACGGCGCTGGGCGCAGAGGTTGTCTTCGTCACGGGCCCCGCTGATGCGGCACGGCCAGAGCGCGCGCGGATCGTCGAAGTGGAAACCGCGCAAGAGATGCTGGAGGCGGTCGAAGGCGTGATGCCTGTAGACGCCGCCGTCTTCGCCGCCGCTGTTGCCGATTGGCGTGTGGATGGCGCAAGCGAAAGTAAAATCAAGAAGCAAGCGGGCGCACTGCCGACGCTTGGGTTCAAAGAAAACCCAGACATTCTGGCAACCGTGTCTCAGCTGAAACAGGGCCGGCCTGAACTGGTCGTCGGCTTCGCAGCGGAAACCGACGATGTGATCGCCCATGCGACCGCCAAACGAGACCGTAAGGGCTGTGATTGGATCGTCGCCAATGACGTCAGCCCCGAAACCGGCATCATGGGCGGCTCGGAAAACGCGGTGACGCTGATCTCTGACGCTGGCGCGGAAAGCTGGCCGCGCATGGGCAAAGACGCCGTGGCCGAAGAGCTGGCAGCGCGCATCGCCAAGGCTCTGGCGGAATAA
- a CDS encoding RNA polymerase factor sigma-32 — protein sequence MTHMDQTFMRGAMKAELLDAETETALAIAWRDDRDERALHRLITAYMRLAISMASKFRRYGVPMNDLVQEAGLGLMKAADKFDPDRGVRFSTYAVWWIKASIQDHVMRNWSLVRTGSTSAQKSLFFNLKRVEAQILRESGEPLDSHQLTEKIATEIGVSVRDVEMMQGRLSGGDYSLNAQQGGDEDGREWIDVLEDDTMQGSEQVDEARDSAVLKSWLEEAMEDLNDREKLIVRQRRLSEKGRTLEMIGQDLGISKERVRQLEVAALAKMRTKLERHGAEVRALIA from the coding sequence ATGACGCATATGGACCAAACTTTCATGCGTGGTGCCATGAAAGCGGAACTCTTGGATGCCGAGACGGAAACAGCTCTGGCGATTGCATGGCGCGATGACCGAGATGAACGCGCTCTGCACCGGTTGATCACCGCCTACATGCGGCTTGCCATTTCGATGGCGTCGAAGTTCCGCAGATACGGCGTGCCAATGAACGACCTGGTGCAAGAAGCGGGGCTTGGCCTCATGAAAGCTGCCGACAAATTTGACCCAGATCGTGGTGTGCGCTTTTCGACTTACGCCGTTTGGTGGATCAAAGCCTCGATTCAAGACCATGTGATGCGGAATTGGTCTTTGGTGCGCACCGGCTCGACCTCGGCGCAGAAGTCCCTGTTCTTTAACCTCAAGCGGGTTGAGGCGCAGATTTTGCGGGAAAGCGGTGAGCCCCTAGATTCCCATCAACTGACCGAAAAGATCGCCACGGAAATCGGTGTGTCCGTGCGGGATGTTGAAATGATGCAGGGCCGGCTGTCCGGAGGCGACTATTCCCTGAATGCCCAGCAGGGCGGGGACGAGGACGGCCGCGAATGGATCGATGTGCTCGAAGACGACACGATGCAAGGCTCTGAACAGGTCGACGAGGCGCGGGACTCTGCGGTGCTGAAATCCTGGCTCGAAGAGGCGATGGAAGACCTCAATGACCGTGAAAAGCTGATCGTGCGTCAGCGTCGGCTGTCAGAAAAGGGTCGTACGCTCGAGATGATCGGTCAGGACCTTGGGATCTCTAAAGAACGCGTGCGCCAGCTGGAGGTCGCAGCCCTTGCCAAGATGCGGACCAAGCTGGAACGGCATGGTGCCGAAGTGCGGGCGCTGATCGCCTGA
- the cobU gene encoding bifunctional adenosylcobinamide kinase/adenosylcobinamide-phosphate guanylyltransferase, giving the protein MAELPKLTFVLGGASSGKSAFAEGLVVATGAPRVYVATSQIYDDEMAAKVRDHVAARGNDWHTIEEPLDMAKALSQVGDDQVVLLDCASMWLTNHMMAKHDLAVETEALIAALAACKGRVVVVSNEVGMGIVPDNALARRFRIAQGKLNQRLAETANLGVFVIAGLPQVLKGDLP; this is encoded by the coding sequence ATGGCAGAGCTGCCAAAGCTGACATTCGTACTGGGCGGGGCGTCCTCTGGAAAATCCGCTTTTGCAGAAGGACTTGTGGTGGCGACCGGAGCCCCTCGGGTCTATGTGGCGACGTCTCAGATCTATGATGACGAAATGGCCGCAAAGGTGCGTGATCACGTGGCTGCGCGGGGGAACGACTGGCACACGATCGAAGAGCCTTTGGATATGGCCAAAGCGCTCTCTCAGGTTGGCGACGATCAGGTCGTGCTGTTGGATTGCGCCTCCATGTGGCTGACCAATCACATGATGGCAAAGCACGATCTGGCGGTAGAAACCGAAGCGCTTATTGCGGCGCTTGCCGCATGCAAAGGACGAGTCGTCGTCGTGTCCAACGAAGTTGGCATGGGGATCGTACCCGACAATGCCTTGGCCCGAAGGTTTCGCATCGCGCAGGGAAAGCTTAACCAACGGCTGGCTGAAACCGCAAACCTCGGGGTGTTCGTGATCGCGGGCCTGCCGCAGGTTCTGAAGGGCGACCTGCCATGA
- a CDS encoding histidine phosphatase family protein: MRRLCLVRHGPTHAKTMVGWSDLPADLSDHDAIARLAEHLPADALVISSDLSRAVATADAIQGARTRLPHDPDLREMNFGDWELQRFDEVEDQETYRAFWEHPGDVKPPNGESWHELEARVGKAVDAALAAHPDKDLIVVAHFGAILTQLQRSEKLTAYEAFGHKIDNLSVTEIDITKTGWHTKAINHTP; the protein is encoded by the coding sequence ATGAGGCGGCTATGCCTTGTTCGCCATGGCCCAACCCATGCCAAAACCATGGTCGGCTGGAGTGATCTGCCTGCGGACCTTTCCGATCATGACGCGATTGCGAGGCTGGCAGAGCACCTCCCAGCGGATGCTTTGGTGATTTCCTCTGACCTCAGCCGCGCCGTCGCAACTGCAGATGCAATTCAGGGCGCACGCACGCGTCTCCCCCATGATCCCGACTTGCGTGAAATGAATTTCGGCGATTGGGAGCTGCAACGGTTTGACGAGGTCGAAGACCAAGAAACCTATCGCGCCTTCTGGGAGCATCCGGGCGATGTAAAACCGCCAAACGGGGAATCATGGCATGAGCTTGAAGCTCGCGTTGGCAAAGCCGTTGACGCAGCTCTTGCCGCCCATCCGGACAAAGACCTAATTGTGGTCGCCCATTTCGGCGCGATCCTGACCCAGCTGCAACGCTCAGAAAAGCTGACGGCCTATGAGGCCTTTGGGCACAAGATCGACAACCTTTCAGTGACCGAAATCGACATCACTAAGACCGGCTGGCACACCAAGGCGATCAATCACACCCCGTGA
- a CDS encoding glutathione S-transferase: protein MTYHLILGDYAYSSWSLRGWLLFEKFGIPRRETLLDFFDEAGVAAQMADHAPAKTVPTLVTEDRIPVSDSLAIAEELASRHPDAGLWPSNPKHRAVARTLAAEMHSGFTALRGDCPMNLRTAYADSAPRDEVLADVARLETIWAWARATCESDTPWLCGNYSAADAFFAPVAARLAGYSLPMSEMAEAYVTAHLTDPAFQKWRALGLEIGETLPWYKKDYPVKDWPA from the coding sequence ATGACCTATCATCTGATCCTCGGCGACTACGCCTATTCTTCCTGGTCCCTGCGCGGATGGCTGCTGTTTGAAAAATTCGGCATTCCGCGTAGGGAAACTTTGCTCGACTTCTTTGACGAGGCTGGGGTCGCGGCCCAGATGGCCGATCACGCACCGGCCAAAACCGTGCCGACCCTGGTTACCGAGGACCGCATCCCCGTGTCCGACAGCCTTGCCATCGCCGAAGAACTCGCCAGCCGGCACCCTGACGCAGGCCTCTGGCCGTCTAACCCTAAACATCGCGCAGTTGCCCGGACTTTGGCGGCCGAAATGCACTCTGGCTTTACGGCGCTGCGCGGCGATTGCCCGATGAACCTGCGCACCGCCTACGCCGACAGCGCCCCTCGCGACGAAGTTCTGGCCGATGTTGCCCGCCTGGAAACCATATGGGCCTGGGCCCGCGCGACATGTGAAAGCGACACGCCCTGGCTCTGCGGAAACTACTCGGCAGCCGACGCTTTCTTTGCGCCTGTTGCGGCACGCCTCGCGGGCTATAGCCTTCCAATGAGCGAGATGGCCGAAGCCTATGTCACCGCGCATCTCACCGACCCCGCCTTTCAAAAATGGCGGGCTTTGGGTCTGGAAATCGGCGAAACCCTACCTTGGTACAAAAAGGATTACCCGGTCAAAGACTGGCCCGCCTAA
- a CDS encoding YifB family Mg chelatase-like AAA ATPase: protein MSARSYTVAFEGVDAHLVEVQCAITPGMPAFSIVGLPDKAVSEARERIRAAMNALAIALPSKRITVNLSPADLPKEGSHFDLPIAIALLAVLDIIPKDAAETTLALGELSLDGTLIPVTGALPAAMTAARENRRLLCPAASGPEAAWVGATEVIAPLGLTEALRHFTGQTPISPSQPGEVIKDDSLKDLRDVKSQYRAKRALEIAAAGRHHLLLIGTPGSGKSMLAARMPSILPPLTPEEALETSMIHSIAGLLDQGGISRARPFREPHHTASMPAIVGGGRRAQPGEISLAHNGVLFMDEFPEFTRNVLETLRQPIETGRVLVSRANAHVSYPCKFSLIAAANPCRCGFMYDPAQACARVPVCGKEYLDRISGPLMDRLDLRPEVPPVEFQDLDRPADGETSATVAARVARALVFQSKRFAGAGDIRTNADLQGKQLEEVATPDAEGRELMLMAAEKFNITTRGYHRILRISRTIADLDESPEVLGPHVAEALSYRIVRENE from the coding sequence ATGTCCGCGCGCAGCTATACCGTCGCCTTTGAGGGCGTGGACGCCCATCTCGTCGAAGTTCAATGCGCGATCACCCCGGGCATGCCAGCGTTCTCCATCGTTGGCCTTCCAGATAAAGCCGTCTCTGAGGCACGCGAGCGGATCCGCGCGGCAATGAATGCGCTCGCCATCGCTTTGCCGTCCAAGCGCATCACCGTAAACCTGTCTCCGGCGGATCTTCCAAAGGAAGGTAGCCATTTCGACCTTCCCATCGCGATCGCTTTGCTGGCCGTGCTGGACATCATCCCCAAAGACGCCGCCGAGACCACATTGGCCCTTGGCGAGCTCTCACTGGATGGCACCCTGATCCCCGTCACCGGCGCCCTCCCCGCCGCAATGACAGCCGCGCGCGAAAATCGCAGATTGCTCTGCCCCGCCGCCTCGGGTCCAGAAGCCGCATGGGTCGGCGCAACCGAAGTCATTGCGCCGCTGGGGCTGACCGAAGCGCTTCGACATTTTACCGGCCAAACCCCGATTTCCCCTAGTCAGCCCGGCGAGGTCATTAAAGACGACTCGCTCAAAGACCTCAGGGACGTCAAAAGCCAATATCGCGCCAAACGGGCGCTCGAGATCGCGGCGGCGGGGCGGCATCACCTCTTGCTGATCGGCACGCCGGGGTCTGGCAAATCCATGCTGGCGGCGCGCATGCCCTCCATTCTGCCCCCCCTCACGCCTGAAGAAGCGCTGGAAACCAGCATGATCCACTCGATCGCCGGACTACTAGACCAAGGCGGCATCTCCCGGGCGCGTCCGTTTCGTGAACCGCATCACACAGCCTCAATGCCCGCGATTGTCGGAGGCGGGCGACGCGCGCAGCCAGGTGAAATCAGCCTCGCGCATAATGGTGTGCTCTTTATGGACGAATTTCCAGAATTCACGCGGAATGTTTTGGAAACCCTGAGGCAACCGATTGAAACAGGGCGTGTGCTGGTGTCCCGCGCCAATGCCCATGTCAGCTATCCCTGCAAATTTTCCCTTATTGCGGCGGCAAACCCCTGTCGCTGCGGGTTCATGTATGATCCCGCCCAAGCCTGCGCCCGCGTGCCGGTCTGTGGCAAAGAATACCTCGACCGCATTTCTGGCCCCTTGATGGATCGCCTCGACCTGCGCCCCGAAGTGCCACCTGTCGAATTCCAGGACCTCGACCGACCCGCAGACGGCGAGACCTCGGCCACCGTTGCCGCACGTGTCGCCCGCGCCCTCGTGTTTCAATCCAAGCGATTTGCCGGTGCGGGGGACATACGCACAAATGCAGACTTGCAAGGCAAACAACTGGAAGAGGTCGCAACACCTGATGCGGAGGGGCGTGAACTGATGCTGATGGCGGCCGAAAAATTCAACATCACGACGCGCGGCTATCACCGCATTCTGCGTATTTCGCGCACCATTGCTGACCTCGACGAAAGCCCCGAGGTGCTCGGGCCCCATGTTGCCGAGGCCCTAAGCTATCGGATTGTTCGCGAAAACGAGTAA
- the gshB gene encoding glutathione synthase has product MKIAFQMDPITGVDINADSSFRLAEEAQARGHELFFYGPDQLAYEEGLITAKGHRMTVRREQGNHVDLGPLEHVDLASFDVIWLRQDPPFDMHYITSTHLLDRLKDDVLVVNDPFWVRNYPEKLLVLDFPQLTPPTTIARDLETIKSFKAKHGDVILKPLYGNGGAGVFRLDANDRNLTSLHELFTGFSREPLIVQKFLPDVSNGDKRVILVDGEPVGAINRVPAAGETRSNMHVGGRPEKIGLAERDLEICATIGPLLREKGQVFVGIDVIGDYLTEINVTSPTGIQELERFDGVNIAEKIWQAIEAKL; this is encoded by the coding sequence ATGAAAATCGCCTTCCAAATGGACCCGATCACCGGCGTGGACATCAACGCCGACAGCTCGTTTCGCCTTGCAGAAGAGGCGCAGGCGCGGGGGCATGAGTTGTTCTTTTATGGGCCCGATCAGCTTGCCTATGAAGAGGGCCTGATAACCGCCAAGGGCCACCGGATGACTGTGCGGCGCGAGCAGGGCAATCATGTGGATCTTGGGCCGTTGGAACATGTTGATCTGGCGAGTTTCGATGTGATCTGGCTGCGTCAGGATCCTCCATTTGACATGCACTACATCACTTCGACGCATCTGCTTGATCGTCTGAAAGATGACGTGTTGGTGGTCAATGACCCGTTTTGGGTACGCAACTATCCCGAGAAACTGTTGGTTCTTGATTTCCCGCAATTGACGCCGCCGACCACAATTGCGCGGGATCTGGAGACAATCAAAAGCTTCAAGGCCAAGCATGGCGATGTGATTCTCAAGCCGCTTTACGGCAACGGCGGCGCCGGGGTGTTCCGCCTTGACGCCAACGACCGCAACTTGACGTCTTTGCACGAGCTCTTCACGGGGTTCAGTCGTGAGCCGCTTATTGTGCAGAAATTCCTGCCCGACGTAAGCAATGGCGACAAGCGCGTGATCCTGGTGGATGGGGAACCCGTGGGCGCGATCAACCGCGTTCCAGCGGCGGGCGAAACGCGCAGCAATATGCACGTTGGTGGTCGCCCCGAAAAAATCGGCCTTGCAGAACGTGACCTCGAAATCTGCGCTACGATTGGCCCTTTGCTGCGGGAAAAAGGGCAGGTCTTTGTCGGGATCGACGTCATTGGCGACTATCTGACCGAGATCAATGTAACGTCGCCAACAGGCATTCAGGAACTCGAGCGTTTTGACGGCGTGAATATTGCCGAGAAGATCTGGCAAGCGATCGAGGCAAAGCTCTAA
- a CDS encoding YraN family protein, translating to MFVDRSSHFANAKPVQLEMNFEAGSDENPALKKRQMRGRRAYLAGQAAEATVDRLYQKKGYEILARRWRGGGGEIDLIYRDGGGCVFVEVKQSSDFDRAVQSLRPAQIRRLMQAASVFVAGEPKGQMTDMRFDVALVNGRGETEIRENALWAA from the coding sequence ATGTTTGTTGACCGATCCAGCCATTTTGCCAATGCAAAGCCTGTTCAACTTGAAATGAATTTTGAGGCAGGATCGGATGAAAATCCCGCCTTGAAAAAACGCCAGATGCGCGGCCGTCGCGCCTATCTTGCGGGGCAAGCCGCTGAGGCAACCGTGGATCGTCTCTATCAGAAAAAGGGCTATGAAATCCTTGCGCGCCGTTGGCGCGGTGGCGGCGGCGAAATCGACCTGATTTATCGCGACGGCGGCGGTTGCGTCTTTGTCGAAGTGAAGCAAAGTTCTGATTTTGATCGCGCGGTTCAGTCATTGCGCCCGGCCCAGATCCGCCGTTTGATGCAAGCGGCAAGTGTGTTTGTGGCGGGTGAACCAAAGGGGCAAATGACGGATATGCGGTTTGACGTGGCTTTGGTGAATGGACGCGGCGAAACAGAAATTCGTGAAAATGCGCTCTGGGCGGCCTAG